From a region of the Gossypium raimondii isolate GPD5lz chromosome 10, ASM2569854v1, whole genome shotgun sequence genome:
- the LOC105775842 gene encoding probable polygalacturonase At3g15720 produces the protein MSGNIVAPDSKSAWKGYHLDMWLAFTNVNGLTIIGSGTINGRGAIWWSECSSYRVPQGGTCKGPTALTFYRCNGLVLKGTKHINSQRNHIAIFNCKDVTFSNLHISAPKTSPNTDGVDIASSSNVRILNSFIGTGDDCIAISSGSSHINITGIACGPGHGISVGSLGAHGGNDTVEEVHVRNCTFNETMTGVRIKTWQGGVGYARKILFEKIKFIRADNPIIIDQYYCPGGHCKNETSGIKISDVSYRYITGTSTTDKVINLSCDQNVGCTNIQLYYVHIISTVPGKKAYSFSFNADGNCTHTKPVVKGLQP, from the exons ATGTCAGGAAACATCGTTGCACCCGATTCCAAAAGCGCATGGAAAGGTTATCACCTTGACATGTGGCTTGCCTTCACTAATGTAAATGGACTTACCATCATTGGATCTGGCACAATTAATGGCCGAGGGGCTATATGGTGGTCAGAGTGTAGTTCGTATAGGGTTCCACAG GGTGGAACCTGCAAAGGACCAACA GCACTGACTTTTTATAGGTGCAATGGGCTTGTGCTCAAGggaacaaaacatattaatagcCAAAGAAACCATATTGCTATATTCAATTGCAAAGATGTTACCTTCTCTAACCTGCATATAAGTGCCCCAAAAACAAGCCCTAACACTGACGGTGTCGACATAGCCAGTTCCAGCAACGTTCGGATACTGAATTCTTTCATCGGCACTG GGGATGATTGCATAGCTATTAGCTCAGGTTCATCCCACATCAATATTACTGGCATTGCATGCGGCCCTGGGCATGGCATCAG CGTTGGATCATTGGGTGCTCATGGAGGGAACGACACAGTGGAGGAAGTACATGTGCGAAATTGTACTTTCAATGAAACTATGACAGGAGTTAGAATTAAGACATGGCAg GGAGGCGTTGGATATGCAAGGAAGATCTTATTCGAGAAAATCAAGTTCATCCGAGCTGATAACCCTATTATTATCGACCAGTACTATTGTCCCGGTGGTCATTGCAAAAACGAG ACATCGGGCATTAAGATCAGCGACGTATCGTATAGATACATCACTGGAACATCAACCACCGACAAGGTGATCAATTTGAGCTGCGACCAGAATGTTGGTTGCACGAACATTCAGCTTTATTATGTCCACATAATATCTACAGTTCCAGGGAAGAAGGCCTACTCCTTCAGCTTCAACGCTGATGGAAACTGCACCCATACCAAACCTGTTGTGAAGGGACTGCAACCTTAA
- the LOC105777802 gene encoding EG45-like domain containing protein 2, which produces MALLILAILITAVISKEAYFVHGDIGTASYYNPPYIPTKCDGNREEQFPPGNLFVAVSEGLWDNGAACGRRYRLRCLSGPKRPCKRRTIDVKVVDFCPFTPCPSTIMLSRDAFAAIAHKHGRKINIEYIQI; this is translated from the exons ATGGCACTCTTGATCTTGGCAATTCTGATTACTGCAGTTATAAGCAAAGAAGCATACTTTGTCCATGGTGATATTGGCACTGCATCCTATTATAACCCACCATATATAC CAACTAAATGTGATGGTAATAGAGAAGAACAGTTTCCACCTGGGAACTTGTTTGTTGCAGTTAGCGAGGGATTATGGGACAATGGCGCCGCTTGTGGGAGGCGTTACCGATTAAGATGCCTGAGCGGACCTAAGCGACCATGTAAGCGGAGAACCATTGATGTCAAAGTGGTGGATTTCTGCCCTTTCACTCCATGCCCCTCTACCATCATGCTGTCCAGGGATGCTTTTGCTGCTATTGCACATAAACATGGAAGGAAAATCAATATAGAATATATACA GATTTGA
- the LOC105777799 gene encoding uncharacterized protein LOC105777799, which produces MGWIGDTVDSIKSIQIRQLLTQVVSLGMIVTSALIIWKGLMCVTGSESPVVVVLSGSMEPGFKRGDILFLHMSKDPIRAGEIVVFNIDGREIPIVHRVIKVHERQDTGEVDVLTKGDNNYGDDRLLYAQGQQYLQRHHIMGRAVGFLPYVGWVTIIMTEKPIIKYILIGALGLLVITSKD; this is translated from the exons atggGTTGGATCGGAGACACCGTAGACTCCATCAAATCAATCCAGATCCGCCAGCTCCTCACCCAGGTCGTCAGCCTTG GTATGATTGTTACGTCTGCCCTCATAATATGGAAGGGATTGATGTGTGTCACTGGCAGTGAGTCTCCTGTTGTCGTTGTTCTTTCAGGAAGTATGGAACCTGGCTTCAAGAGG GGGGATATTTTGTTCTTACACATGAGTAAAGATCCAATTCGAGCAGGAGAgattgttgtttttaatattgat GGCCGTGAAATCCCAATTGTCCATCGTGTAATTAAG GTCCATGAAAGGCAAGATACTGGAGAAGTTGATGTCCTCACCAAAG GAGACAACAATTATGGGGATGACAGGCTTTTATATGCTCAAGGTCAGCAATATCTTCAAAGGCACCATATCATGGGCAGAGCTGTTGG GTTCTTGCCGTATGTTGGTTGGGTCACTATAATCATGACTGAAAAGCCAATTATCAAG TATATTCTTATTGGAGCATTGGGGTTGCTGGTTATAACTTCCAAAGATTGA